The Leishmania braziliensis MHOM/BR/75/M2904 complete genome, chromosome 25 genome includes a region encoding these proteins:
- a CDS encoding beta galactofuranosyl transferase, whose product MVANRCTVNKRWIKIRVRVNLSILLFLVCYVVPIFLFYKRTRAESFVDASRQGETLISDNEFFQCVAERLSYREDHPMRIPYVLLPVTMDYQDIKQLFCNITVPMTYIMFINNGEFRPLRSLLDRLALALSTYVDKNLFIIHHPENTGYASAVNEGLRHALTFSVAEVPWIFVTNADVRFAPGLITEFVSQTREKTSNQTERIRRLDEEVAAESTTLKSVPDARFAFRSSTLPIITASSLPYRIRTMPPEEMKKQFADTYGIFYMDCKEFMATFALPRLTIATVGFFDENYYPIYGEDHDYVWRMAALGYKPYFSKPGQFVHYVNANVQAGGEARQRGVFKNTAYITQSLKFGRMSKQVFRHHYRHIKWFPDSKVLGSSTGRTPLPFRGSIPLDMWVLDTERQRYIWEIGENLRCAREYKHYNTSLLRF is encoded by the coding sequence ATGGTGGCGAATCGCTGCACTGTCAACAAGCGGTGGATAAAGATCCGCGTGCGCGTGAACCTTTCCATTCTCCTCTTCTTAGTGTGCTATGTGGTGCCTATTTTCCTTTTCTATAAGCGGACTCGCGCTGAAAGTTTCGTGGACGCCTCTCGTCAAGGTGAGACGCTTATTAGCGACAACGAGTTTTTCCAGTGCGTCGCGGAGCGGCTCTCTTACAGGGAAGATCACCCTATGCGAATCCCGTACGTCCTCCTACCGGTAACGATGGATTACCAAGACATCAAGCAACTCTTCTGCAACATTACGGTCCCCATGACGTACATCATGTTTATCAACAATGGTGAATTTCGCCCCCTGCGCTCCCTCCTCGACCGCCTCGCCCTGGCGCTGAGCACGTATGTCGACAAGAATTTGTTCATCATACACCACCCGGAGAACACCGGGTACGCGTCCGCCGTGAACGAGGGCTTGCGGCACGCCCTCACTTTCTCAGTCGCCGAGGTGCCGTGGATCTTCGTCACGAACGCCGATGTACGGTTTGCGCCGGGCCTGATCACAGAATTTGTCTCGCAGACGAGGGAAAAGACATCCAATCAGACCGAACGTATTCGCCGCCTCGACGAAGAGGTCGCTGCTGAATCCACGACCTTGAAGAGCGTCCCAGACGCGCGCTTTGCTTTCCGCAGCTCCACCCTCCCAATCATCACGGCCTCTTCTTTGCCGTATCGTATTCGGACAATGCCGCCGGAGGAGATGAAGAAACAGTTTGCCGACACCTACGGCATATTTTACATGGACTGCAAGGAGTTTATGGCGACCTTTGCCTTGCCTCGCCTCACCATAGCAACCGTAGGGTTCTTTGACGAGAATTACTACCCCATCTACGGTGAAGATCACGACTACGTGTGGCGCATGGCAGCGCTGGGCTACAAACCGTATTTCTCAAAGCCGGGGCAATTTGTGCACTATGTAAACGCGAACGTTCAAGCCGGCGGTGAGGCCAGGCAACGCGGCGTCTTCAAAAATACCGCCTACATCACGCAGAGCCTCAAGTTTGGACGCATGAGCAAGCAGGTTTTTCGCCATCACTACCGCCACATCAAGTGGTTCCCTGATAGTAAAGTCCTTGGATCAAGTACCGGACGCACGCCCTTACCGTTTAGGGGAAGCATTCCGCTCGATATGTGGGTACTCGACACAGAGAGGCAAAGGTACATCTGGGAAATCGGCGAAAACCTCCGCTGCGCCCGCGAATACAAGCACTACAACACGAGCCTCCTGCGCTTCTAA
- a CDS encoding putative n-terminal acetyltransferase complex ard1 subunit homolog: MTCYRSMTLSDTLQFNFVNLDQLTETYNTSFYGEYVTHWPEYQRMCVHPTTGIPMAYTLGKAEGQGEDYHGHVSAVSVAPTFRRVALGETLMIELAQVSEFVHNAYFVDLFVRKTNQVAQDMYHRLGYIVYRRVLNYYHGDGPKGPFKNDEDALDMRLALSRDQERQRSSVIPLDRPIKPDELEWA; encoded by the coding sequence ATGACGTGTTATCGCAGCATGACGCTGAGTGACACGCTGCAGTTTAATTTTGTGAATTTGGACCAGCTAACGGAGACTTACAACACATCCTTCTATGGCGAGTACGTGACGCACTGGCCCGAGTACCAACGCATGTGCGTACACCCCACCACCGGCATTCCAATGGCCTACACGCTCGGCAAGGCGGAGGGACAGGGCGAGGATTATCACGGACACGTATCCGCTGTGTCTGTGGCGCCAACATTTCGGCGTGTTGCCCTCGGTGAGACACTCATGATTGAGCTGGCTCAGGTAAGCGAGTTTGTGCACAACGCCTACTTTGTCGACCTCTTCGTCCGAAAGACTAACCAGGTGGCGCAGGACATGTACCACCGGCTGGGGTATATCGTCTACCGACGAGTACTCAACTACTACCACGGTGATGGCCCTAAGGGCCCGTTCAAGAATGACGAGGACGCGCTGGACATGCGCCTCGCCCTCTCGCGGGACCAGGAGCGCCAAAGGAGTAGCGTCATTCCGCTAGATCGGCCCATCAAACCGGACGAGCTGGAGTGGGCGTGA